The sequence below is a genomic window from Anopheles cruzii chromosome 3, idAnoCruzAS_RS32_06, whole genome shotgun sequence.
TGGCACTCAAACGAGGTGCGCGAGGAAAGCATGGGCATTGCCGAGGCGGCCTATAGTGGACCGTGGCTCAAGGTGGATAATTCGATCAAGAAAAAGCTGCTCCTGATCACACTGCGCGCCCAGCGACCACTCGAGGTGAGCAGTTAGGGGAGTGTTTTTGGGCGTCACGATTAATTTTACGTTTTCTTTTGATCCTCAATCGCAGCTCACAATTGGAAACGTTTACCCGATGACTTTGGAGATGTTTCAATCGCTGCTAAACGCGTCGTACTCGTACTTCACGCTACTCAGGAGGGTCTATAATTGAAACGGTCGCCTGCGGCAGGAACGTTCTAGTTGCTATTTTCTTTAGTGTAAAGCACAATAAACGCTGGCACTTTGAGGGTTAGTGCTGGCAAAAGCCAAGACAAGTACCACTTTGCCAGCATAGTGCTGTCAGAAACCCAATTTTGTATGTGGaatgaaatattgaaatgttaaacgaaattgttgttgatttgtttgtttcactgCATTAATGCTTCAATAAACACCGAAATATCTGCTACATTCTAACCTTGTCTTTAAAATCGCAGTATCCGATTGAAACCATTTCTTTTAAATGTTCGAAATGACAGCAGCTACTACTCATAGCATCAGTGAGTTGTGCCGCACagaaactgtcaaaaatcgacgattgaCAATTGGAAACAAACTTTTGTTTGGCAAGCAATTGCAAAGCGTGCAAATTTAGTTTCTATCGTAACAACAACTTTGATATATACCTCAGCCATTTGGCCTGCAAATCGAGCGTAGATTTTCTGTATAAGTTTAGCTTATAAACACTTGAGAAACGCGAAACAGTTGACGGACAAAACCAATCACAAATATCGGATACAGAACTGATTGTGGTGAGAGCCCATGCGTTTCGGCACTCACCGGaggctaggctaggctaggctaggAATTGCGATGAGAGGCATTCGTGCGGTAGCCACGAAAGACTACACATGGGAATTGAATAAAGTCTGAATTGAATTGTGAACTAcgacatggcgaccgtgacaggacACGGCCCGGTGAAACAGACTGCAGTGACACCGAATGGCAAAACGAGCCTTTATTACATCCACTCTCTGGCAGTGCTCGATCAAGTATTCGCTTTATGATCATAGTGGCCACAAAACGGCGCGTGCAACTCGGACCATCTTCCACCACTGGAAAGGAGTGAAAaacgaacgtgtgtgtgtatcgcgTGTCCACAGCCGTAAAGAGACAACTTCAACGGAGCTGTAATAACAGAGAATAAACCAACACCAGAGGATCAAAGCGTGAATCCAAGTGAAGGCTCGCGatggataaaataaataataagaTAATAAGACGATGAGATATCCAAGTTAAGGCTGTTCCGTGTTCTACGTAGCGCGTTAAATAATGTGTTAACTAATCGTGGTGCAAATCGAAAACGTGAGATAGTCCACACCAGCCAATTCGTCTCACGCACACCCGCAAACCCCGAACCCACGCGATGTCTGGCGGCATTCAGGTTACGATGGACGACAACCGACGAAGACACCGCCGGTTGACCCGTCACCATtatccagcatccagcaacTCGAACAGCCACCGACCTCCGACCGACCAGTGAAAAAAGCCACGCGGTCCCGCCATCGCGAAACGAGTAGAGAAAAAACTGCCGTACCACGCACACCTTCGTATGCAGTAACCTACGCGCTGAAAATGGTGTACGTGAATGTGTCATTTATTCTTACGTACGCGAAAATAGGGTAACCATCGCTCAAGGGAACTTTtgcaaagagaaaaaagttaAATGTTCGCCACGTGGTGGCATAAACTGCTACTGAATTTGGAGAAGGAGATGCAGtacgcgaaaaaaaaaaaaaaaaaaaaccctaccATAGAACCCTAACTTTCTAACAATAAATCATATCATTATACCAGAAATTAATATTACATGGATAAAATAGAACAACAATTAAGTATTTTAAGTACGTTACTTAATAACCTTAAAAAGGCACCAAATAGAAAGTACCAATTACGAACATTAATCAAAAAACAGATAGAGAGTAGGAGGCTTTATAATACTATCGTAGAATCACTAAGTGGTGAAaggatgaaaaagaaaatgagacATTTCTCGTAAAAACAAGAGAAACGTACGGGGAATTAAAAACACTTCTAGATAGTAAATTAGAGAGAAAACCACTTCTTTCATTGAAAACAGTTGCTAGCTGCGTGCAAAATATCTTACACCTTCAGAaagtaaccaaaaaaaaacactgagTCAAAAATGACTACCATTTTAGAAATAGTAAGGATTATTCCCGCGCTACTGCCGCAGTATAGCGGAGAAGGAGACAAATTAAACAGCACTATCGCTGCCCTCAAAGCCCTTAAAATCCTCATTAACGACACTAACCAGGAAGTAGCGGTCCAAGTGATACTTTCTCGGTTTGAAGGGAAGGCACGATCAGCAATCGGGGACAACCCGTTAAATATAGATGAGATAATtcataaattaaacgaaaaatgtaaagtATCTATAGCCCCGGAAACGGTTGTAGCGAAACTTAATGCAACaaagcaaaatggcgaattgGCTAAGTTCACAGAGACAATCGAGCAACTCACACTACAATTAGAACGAGCGTACATCGATGAAAATGTACCGGTTGAAACAGCAAGCAGAATGTCCGTCAAAGCAGGGGTGAAAGCGATAGCATCAGGAGTAAGGAACCACGAAACCAGCCTCCTTCTGAGGGCTGGACAATTCTCGACCCTGTCGGCGGCAATAGAAAAGGTCAGCGAAAACGATCAATTTAAACCCGAAACCGACAACGTCCTCCATTCCCGTACCCAAGATTATAGAGGTAACGCAGGAAACACAAGATACCAAAACTAACCAGAATGAGACTAGATCTCGACGAATACAATTTTGAAATCCAACACATTAAAGGACAAGCGAACGTATGCGCGGATGCATTGTCCAGAATAAATATGAATTCAGAACAGCTTAAAGAAATTGCCGTTATGGTAGCACAAACTAGATCAATGACCAGCGCTTCTAAACCCGGAATGATCAACCGAGTTTACGAAGTCGTGAGTCCGGAAGAAACATATAAAGTGCAAAAACTATCGACTCatatacaaaaaaagggaaaccattcaattttaaattacaagGTGACGTCACCgaatcaaaagaaaattttaaatgaGTCAACGATGACAATCTATCCACAAGAAAACTCGACACTAGAGTTGATGTTTTTAGGATTAGAAAATATGCTACGGGACTGCAGCCCTAAAGTAGCTATCGAAATTGGAGACCCcatatttgaaatttttcctTTAGCAACATTTAAAGCAGTAGGAGTGaaatctttgaaaaaaatagaaattctTATTTACAATGCACCCCGCATACTTGAAAACAAAGACGAAATTCAGGAAATACTATTTAACAACCACGACACAAAAATAGCAGGACATCCAGGACAAGTAAAGatgtacaaaaaattaaaattattttactaCTGGAAAAACATGCGGAAAACAATCCGAACGTATATACAAAATTGCTCTCAAtgccagcaaaacaaaacatttaaaaatacaaGAGAACCCCTAACTAAGACTGACACACCACCCCAACCATTCCATACCGTTGCAATAGATACAGTTGGTCCGCTACCAATATCCGACAAAGGTAATAGGTATCTACTCACCTTCCAATGCGAGTTCAGTAAATACATAATACTAACTCCTATGGTTGACAAGAAAGCAACTACAATTGCCAAGCAGTTTGTGGAGAGTCTATTACTAATATATGGGCCAatagaaaaaattaaaacagatcTCGGAACGGAATTCAAGAACGAAATTTTTCAAGAAGTTAACAAGTTTCTAAACATTAAACACAGTTTTTCAACGGCGTACCATCCACAAACAATGGGTATGCTCgaaagaaaccacaaaacatTAAATGAATACCTAAGATCGTTCTTAAACGAATCAAGAAACGACTGGGACGAAATAGCCAAATATTATGCTTTCGCTTACAACACGTTACCTGGGACTGATATGATACACTCTCCATTTGAGTTAATATTCGGAAAACAATGTAGATTACCCGATGCTATCGAAAGCCACCCTTCACCAATCTATAACACGGAACAATATTATAAAGaactaaaaaacaaacttaGTAAAGCCTACGAAATAGCAAAAGTATGCatcgaaaaatgtaaaacaaaacgaatcgAATATTATAATCTAAACAGCAAAGAATCAAAGGTGTCTATAGGAGACCTCGTTTGGTTAGAGAATAACGCACGCCATAAATTAGACAAATTGAGAACAGGGCCttacaaaattattaaaattaacacCCCAAACGTAACAATACAAAATACCCTTAAGATACAGGATGAGCAAAAAGTTCATATGAGCAGAATAAGAAAGTATAACGCCAAGCTTCCCGAAGGGGGAGGATGATTAACCCACTCCCGTTGGTTCCCTAAGGGGGAAGGTGTGGTGAGAGCCCATGCGTTTCGGCACTCACCGGaggctaggctaggctaggctaggAATTGCGATGAGAGGCATTCGTGCGGTAGCCACGAAAGACTACACATGGGAATTGAATAAAGTCTGAATTGAATTGTGAACTACAGAACTGATAAATGAAGTTCTCAAAGCGGATTCCAGAGATTTAATTGTACAATTGAAGGACAACCTCTTATGGCAGAACCAGTGAAAAGCAACAACCTGAATTtagataaataaattcaaaaattTCGAAAAACTTGTTTTGTCTAACATAATACATCGGTTTTTCACTTTAAATGTTACTGCCGACACGGGAGAATTTCCTTGTGGCCCCAAGTGTATGCGAACAGCGCGTTGTTTGTAGCTAACTTAGTAATCTAACAAGCTGTTTCCAAGTGATTTACTGTTTTTGAATGGTAACATTacgttgttttctttcagacgaaaataaaccaaagTCCAGCTAAAAAAAAGTTAACGTTTCGTACGCGTCGACATACAGCCGTACGTCGACTTTTGAATCCAGGATATATTTCACTCCACCGTCAACTATGTCGGCATCGAAATACTTCCcatggtgaaatatttcaattctttCGCCTTAAGCACCGTGCGTCTCCATCGGTTGCCGTCGTTGCCACCCCGAGTTCTGTTTGAATGAAACCCCCAAAGACGGTTGGTGTTTGTATTATCAAAAAACAATACGTTTATTTCGATATTCTCGCCTCGGCCTCGCCACTGCGCACTCCGCACTCCGCACTCGCACTGTTTACTGATTACAAATAAAATGACACACAAGTCCGCCGACCCTGGGCCGGCGGCTGTTtctggctgctgttgctactgctgaATGGttgaataataatttttacTAGACAGGTATCATACAATCTCGGGAGGGCGCGGCCTCCAtcctccgtctctctctctttctctctcattgCACAAATTCTCAGCGGTAAGTACTTATAGTTCGGGTGGGGAGGGACCAAATCTCTACCTCTAACGGTGTGTTGTGGCACGAATGTTGGCTAAAAAAGGTGGACGTGTGAGCGCATTCGCGTTCGCGTCCCTGTTgcctcctttttttctctaaaTGAAAtctaaacacacaaacaaacgcgcggCCACAGCTGCCATTTTGTACGCGGCCCGCCCCAAAACGGGTCGATCTGGGCCGACGGCCAAACGACAGCAGGCGGCAATGGCACGCACCAAAAACAAGAATGGCGGACCACAAAAACTAAggcgataaaaataatagaaaacgaacgaacttATCctagttgtgtgtgtggcggggggAGGGATTGTGGCACGTTAATCTCTTTTTACACAGCGGGGGGCCCCCGCTCGTGAAATGGCGCCGTTTCCGTGCGTCAAATGGCACATGGCCGTTACATCGAACTCTTATCGACTCGCTACTAACACTaacattgctgctgctgctgcacggccagacacggacacggaaagcattggctgtgtgcgtgcgtgcgtgcgtgcagttGCCGATTGAGCGTAACATTTGCACTGGATCACCTGGAATGTCTCCTAGGACAACAACAGTCTGCAACCGGGCCGTCGTCGGGTTTTCTTCTACATATTAATTCACGATATTTACAGCTTGCAGCTCACGGATCGCCGCACGGAGCAGATGACGGAGCGGATAAGTACAGAGCGGCCCGGCGGCCTCTTCTcgctcggcacacacacacgcacggcgcACCACTACTGCTACCTCCCGCGCAAACACCGATACACAGTCACTACGGAACGTGGGCTCACAAGTGTCCTACGTGGGGCCTGGGACAGGACAATGATTAAATTCTGACAGTTCGCTCACACACTTCTTCTGCGTGTCCCCTGACCTCCTGCGTCCGCCCGTTCGTCACCGTGACAGCGTCgtgcaaacacaaaacaaacaaatacatTTATGGCACATCATTCCGCGTAGCCCTCGGCAGCGGGACCCATCGGAAAGActacaaataaattaaacggaCGACGGAGGCACGTCCTCCTCCGGCCACTCCGTTCGCCCCGGGCCGTTagcaatagaaaacaaaacaaaaacgcctCCCGGCGATGGCAATAAATAGATCGTCAAGCTCCACAAGCTCCTTGTCCGCCTTTACTCCTCGACGAGGCGCGCCTCGAGAAAGTGGAAGATCTCGTCGTAGGCGCGGGCCCGCGCAATCATGAGCGGTGTGAGCCGCTTGTGATTCTGCGGGTTGCGGCGCGCCCCGTACTtgtccaccagcagcttcaCGATGTTGATATGGTTGTGCTGCGTCGCCACGTACAGGAGCGTGTTCCCGTGCGCGTCCTGAGCGTTCGCATCGAACTGGCCGGCGTACTGGTCGAGCAGGAAGTCCAGGATCCGCTCGTGGTTCTCCTGCACCAGGTACAGCAGGACGGGTGGGTCACTGTTGCGGAGCCGCTCGATACTGGCGCCGCTCGCGAGTAGAAGCCGCACCAACGCCAGATTATCGCTGACGACCGCCCGGATGAGGGGCGTCTCACCGTGATAGTCGAGCTCGTCCACCGAACACCCCCGATCCCGGAGCAACACCCGCACCGTCCTCACGTGACCCCGCTGTACGGCCACGTGAAGTGGCGTCTGACCGAAGCGATTCTTCGCGTTGATGGCGGCTCCGCGGGCATGCCGCAGCAACTCCCCGGCCAGCTCGTGTTCGTCCCGTTCCGCACACACGTGCAGTGCCGTCTGGCCAAACTCGTCCCGGTGGTTGAGGTGCACCGCGTCCCGTGCCACCAGCAACCGCACGATGTCCCGCGAACCAACCGTCACTGCGTTGATGAAGGCGAGTGGTGCTCCGTTCACGTCCACACCGTGGCGCAGCAACAGCTCCAGCAATCGCACGTTACCCGTCCGGATGGCCAGGTTGAGTGGCTGGGTGTCGGAGGTGGGGGGGTTCGCGAAGGTGGCCCCGTGTCGCAGCAGGACCCTCACCAAGCGCACACCGTTCGTAAGCAGCGCGAACGCGAGCGGATTGAGGCCATACTCCCCGGCGGGTTCCGTACTCGCCCCGCCCTCCTCCAACAGGATGCGGGCCGCCCGTAGCTGGCGCTCCTTGCAGGCCACCGCAAGCGCCGTGTTCTTCACCAGGTTCCCACAGTCAACCAGCCGCCGGAGCGAAGGCTGGGCGAGGAGGTAGCGCAGGATGGTGCACCGCCCGAACCCGGCCGCCACGTGCAGGACGTTGGCGCAGTTCGAGTAGACGCACGCCGGATTGACGGCCGCCTCCTCCAGCAGGTACCGCACCACGTCCCCGTTGTCGTACTCGATGGCCCGGTGCAGGAGGCACAGTTCACTCGAGAGCGCCGTAAGCTCCACTCCGTTCAGCGCCATCCTGACCACCTCGCTCCCGTTTCCGTACTGAATCAACCAGGACGCCGGAAGTCGCTCGTCGTCACCGGCCAACCCCACGCAGGCGCCAGCTTCCACCAGGATCCGTACGATCTCGGTGAGGTTGAGGCGGGCGGCCAGGTTCAGGGCGGTGTAGCGGGCGTGGCAGAGTGAGTCCAGTTGCTGGCGGGACATCCGACCGACCAGCGCCCGCACCGCACCCACGTTGCCCGCGTTCGTCACCTGCTGCAGCACCGTCATTCCGGTCCGCGGGTCCTTCCGGCCCCAGTCAAAGTCCCCGGCCGGCAGTCCCCCACCCAACAGCCGCTCCACGAACCCGTGGTCATCCGAGTGTACGAACCGGTACAGCTCCCCGTGCGCTCCGTACCGCACCAGTAGCCCCGCGAACAGCTCCACGTCACCCGCCAGTGCCCCCAGGTACAGCGCCAACAGACGTCGCTCACCGGCCGCCAACCGATCGATGCGTGTCGAGACGAAGTGTGACCGAGTGGTGCGCCGCAGGAGATACTGCAGAAGCTGGTGGCGGCCAGAGGCGGAAGTGCGGTCCGTTAGCAGATCGATCATCGACCGGAAGTCGCCGACGATCGCGGCGTCGACGAGCCCGTAATGACACGGCTCACCGCCGGCCAACGAGCCGAACCGTCGGCCGGCGAGCACCTCACTCGCACCCCTCAGTCCTTCCCGGAGCACCCCCAGATCGCAGTCCGAGCGGTGGACCGCATCGAACAGGGCGCGATGCTCCGCCAGCCACTGCAGCCGGTCGGCGTAGTTCCGCTCGAATTCTGACGTCGCAGTCGTTGGATCGTCTCCCGCGTCGGAGGTTGGGTACAGGCGGAAGGAGTGTCGCCGGAAGGCGATCGCGTTCAGGAAGATGGTCGCGGCCGATGGGAGTGTGAGCAATTCGAGGACCAGCGAGTCGGGGCCACCGCCCAGGAACGTCCTCAGTCGGGAGCCACTCAGGATGGGTGTCCCTGACGTCGAGCCACGGAGTCCCCCCACCGACGCCAGGATTTCAAGCAGTTCGTGGAGTGCGAACTCGAACGCGAACTGCACGAACGCCGGAAGGGCACGGATCGCGTCGGAGAACCCGGGCGAATCGGGCGACCCGCACTCGAGCGTCTTCTCCACCAGCTCCACCAGGTCGTTGACCTTCGCGTCGAACACCTCCTGCAGGAGCTCCTCATCTTCGGTGGCTCGGGCACCCCCGGTCGCCAGTTGGAGCCCCCGGGCGCGGAAGAATCCCTCGacggtggcgtggcgctgCGGGAGGCCCCGGAACACGTTCTCGCAGTacacggagtggagcttgcagTGCAGCTCCGCAAAATCCT
It includes:
- the LOC128271113 gene encoding uncharacterized protein LOC128271113 gives rise to the protein MVVAMEAFLKAVEAGQCEVVRAALERRGTTAIDLDFQDPARDGNTALHLAVTAKRNKMRLIELLLTAGADCGLRNHQERTAAEQALAAGCRHVAEAMVGRELDGLPADRAFRRLVGRGSVELLRIFLEKRAFDIHTKMKLMTRALDELWAVRGVEVCEPMRAFLEHELIAHSYDAEGQRIPTAAAESETEADRRVELVRSYTKYLSDRYDADNLGDLDEEFVVRLRAICECLQVLVGGGLPDESLIPVKEAAYLASLFLGILEKRAGFEIYKLLLNRPMILRYLTAVGETLARVRSRSTEWMPQLLEDLLECIGEQKAAQYVSLRRRTCPELQRIAEGKPHDEERIREELARPEFVALSLSCDVTDFVAHLRRSDLRPLTVGQLWHRRHPKLRLSKRQVAYAAANRKLLSGAVRRQDRVTFRNLRRTYEQVRQLHSVKRAAHYIEGALVIDLDDRPTETLGLLAIKRVLQFLASDRNHRPRFSQLLDSLLAHLLEPLGTREAANVREAFSPRCSAAKYLPVAGGRRPPAPLLTIEQARGIQTRLRAVYRYLLYVMHLQLIGAFKTFLGTAYRLRTAPQLRSYARYVGEHNLHTLSALRFEHAFHDEPETGRVVGELKRAYRGMANELKLLSFVEKNIHFRFYHLQYHQTRLRVTLAQFAVVYRALRANGDLGRTRRLLHSYLTQTYHRYDISRAISISDANLALKELLRPYAGEANEDTRQVVRNLEQLQRLMDPDCLFGIRTAAPRPERAESDRYEHLTRQMLQERGAPSLSEQDFAELHCKLHSVYCENVFRGLPQRHATVEGFFRARGLQLATGGARATEDEELLQEVFDAKVNDLVELVEKTLECGSPDSPGFSDAIRALPAFVQFAFEFALHELLEILASVGGLRGSTSGTPILSGSRLRTFLGGGPDSLVLELLTLPSAATIFLNAIAFRRHSFRLYPTSDAGDDPTTATSEFERNYADRLQWLAEHRALFDAVHRSDCDLGVLREGLRGASEVLAGRRFGSLAGGEPCHYGLVDAAIVGDFRSMIDLLTDRTSASGRHQLLQYLLRRTTRSHFVSTRIDRLAAGERRLLALYLGALAGDVELFAGLLVRYGAHGELYRFVHSDDHGFVERLLGGGLPAGDFDWGRKDPRTGMTVLQQVTNAGNVGAVRALVGRMSRQQLDSLCHARYTALNLAARLNLTEIVRILVEAGACVGLAGDDERLPASWLIQYGNGSEVVRMALNGVELTALSSELCLLHRAIEYDNGDVVRYLLEEAAVNPACVYSNCANVLHVAAGFGRCTILRYLLAQPSLRRLVDCGNLVKNTALAVACKERQLRAARILLEEGGASTEPAGEYGLNPLAFALLTNGVRLVRVLLRHGATFANPPTSDTQPLNLAIRTGNVRLLELLLRHGVDVNGAPLAFINAVTVGSRDIVRLLVARDAVHLNHRDEFGQTALHVCAERDEHELAGELLRHARGAAINAKNRFGQTPLHVAVQRGHVRTVRVLLRDRGCSVDELDYHGETPLIRAVVSDNLALVRLLLASGASIERLRNSDPPVLLYLVQENHERILDFLLDQYAGQFDANAQDAHGNTLLYVATQHNHINIVKLLVDKYGARRNPQNHKRLTPLMIARARAYDEIFHFLEARLVEE